A single region of the Duganella sp. BuS-21 genome encodes:
- the secA gene encoding preprotein translocase subunit SecA: protein MSLLTKIFGSRNQRLLKQYQKTVREINAFEPAMEKLSDAELQAKTPAFKERIANGESLDALLPEAFAVCREASKRVFKMRHFDVQLIGGMVLHYGKIAEMGTGEGKTLTATLPAYLNALSGKGVHIVTVNDYLAQRDAETMAKLYGWLGLSTGINLSQMEHSAKQSAYASDITYGTNNEFGFDYLRDNMVFDAKDRVQRVLNFGIVDEVDSILIDEARTPLIISGQAENHTDLYYKINEVPGLLTLQIGEETSDGKGKIEVPGDYTKDEKSHQVLLTEAGHEKAEAILTKMGLLPEGASLYDSANITLVHHLYAALRAHALYFKDQHYVVQNNEVVIVDEFTGRLMTGRRWSDGLHQAVEAKEGVKIQNENQTLASITFQNYFRMYAKLSGMTGTADTEAYEFQEIYGLETVVIPPNRPSARKDRQDQVYKSAIEKYNAMMLEIRECYDRGQPVLVGTTSIENSELLSGILTKGGLPHNVLNAKQHAREAEIIAQAGSPKAITIATNMAGRGTDIVLGGNVEKQIQFVEANPDLSDADKAAQAQALRDGWQALHEQVVAAGGLHIVGTERHESRRVDNQLRGRAARQGDPGMSRFFLSLDDPLLRIFAGDRVRAVMDRLKMPEGEPIEAGIVSRSIESAQRKVEARNFDIRKQLLEYDDVANDQRKVIYQQRNELLEATDISELIQSLRHGAFTDLVREYVPAESVEEQWNIKGLEAALAAEWQIDLPLAAMIAKEPDLNDEEIVERVLAAADALYQSKVEIVGKESFAGFERNVMLQSVDSHWREHLAALDHLRQGIHLRGYAQKNPKQEYKREAFELFGQMLDMIKNEVVKLIMTVRIQSREEIDAAEAAMQQSHVENVSYQHADFNPNAAPEELLAPSQFGGLPPELQNLSGEQLMELGLKVGRNDPCPCGSGKKYKACHGKLA from the coding sequence ATGTCTTTACTGACCAAGATTTTCGGCAGCCGCAACCAGCGACTGCTCAAGCAATACCAAAAAACGGTACGCGAGATCAATGCGTTCGAGCCGGCGATGGAAAAACTGTCCGACGCCGAGCTGCAAGCCAAGACGCCCGCCTTTAAAGAACGCATCGCCAATGGCGAATCGCTGGACGCCCTGTTGCCTGAAGCCTTCGCCGTCTGCCGCGAAGCGTCCAAGCGCGTATTCAAGATGCGCCATTTCGACGTCCAGCTGATCGGCGGCATGGTTCTGCACTACGGCAAGATCGCCGAAATGGGCACGGGCGAGGGCAAGACCCTGACCGCCACCCTGCCGGCCTACCTGAACGCCTTGTCGGGCAAGGGCGTGCACATCGTTACCGTCAACGATTACCTGGCGCAGCGCGATGCGGAAACCATGGCCAAGCTGTACGGCTGGCTGGGCCTGAGCACCGGCATCAACCTGTCGCAGATGGAGCACTCGGCCAAGCAGTCGGCCTACGCCTCGGACATCACCTACGGCACCAACAACGAATTCGGTTTCGACTATCTGCGCGACAATATGGTATTCGACGCCAAGGACCGCGTGCAGCGCGTGCTGAACTTCGGCATCGTCGATGAAGTCGACTCGATCCTGATCGACGAAGCCCGCACCCCGCTGATCATCTCCGGCCAGGCTGAGAACCACACCGACCTGTACTACAAGATCAATGAAGTGCCGGGCCTGCTGACCCTGCAAATCGGCGAGGAAACTTCGGACGGCAAGGGCAAGATCGAGGTGCCGGGCGACTACACCAAGGACGAGAAATCGCACCAGGTGCTGCTGACCGAAGCCGGCCACGAAAAAGCCGAAGCCATCCTGACCAAGATGGGCCTGCTGCCGGAAGGCGCCTCGCTGTACGACTCGGCCAACATCACGCTGGTGCACCACCTGTACGCGGCGCTGCGCGCGCACGCGCTGTACTTCAAGGATCAGCACTACGTGGTGCAGAACAATGAAGTGGTGATCGTCGATGAATTCACCGGCCGCCTGATGACGGGTCGCCGCTGGTCCGACGGCCTGCACCAGGCGGTGGAAGCGAAAGAGGGCGTGAAGATCCAGAACGAGAACCAGACCCTGGCCTCGATCACCTTCCAGAACTACTTCCGCATGTACGCCAAGCTGTCCGGCATGACCGGCACGGCCGATACCGAAGCCTACGAATTCCAGGAAATCTACGGCCTTGAAACCGTGGTGATCCCACCCAACCGTCCGTCGGCGCGTAAAGACCGCCAGGACCAGGTGTACAAATCGGCGATCGAGAAATACAACGCCATGATGCTGGAAATCCGCGAATGCTACGATCGCGGCCAACCGGTGCTGGTCGGCACCACCTCGATTGAAAACTCCGAGCTGCTGTCCGGCATCCTGACCAAGGGCGGCCTGCCGCACAACGTGCTGAACGCGAAACAGCACGCCCGCGAAGCCGAGATCATCGCCCAGGCCGGTTCGCCGAAAGCCATCACCATCGCCACCAACATGGCCGGTCGCGGTACCGACATCGTGTTGGGCGGTAACGTAGAAAAGCAGATTCAGTTCGTCGAAGCCAACCCTGACCTGAGCGACGCCGACAAGGCAGCCCAAGCCCAGGCGTTGCGCGACGGCTGGCAGGCGCTGCACGAACAAGTGGTGGCCGCTGGCGGCCTGCACATCGTCGGCACCGAGCGCCACGAATCGCGCCGCGTCGACAACCAGCTGCGTGGCCGTGCCGCGCGCCAGGGTGACCCGGGCATGTCGCGTTTCTTCCTGTCGCTGGACGACCCGTTGCTGCGCATCTTCGCCGGCGACCGCGTGCGCGCCGTGATGGACCGCCTGAAAATGCCGGAAGGCGAACCGATCGAAGCGGGCATCGTTTCGCGCTCGATCGAATCGGCCCAGCGCAAGGTCGAGGCGCGCAACTTCGACATCCGCAAGCAATTGCTGGAATACGACGACGTCGCCAACGACCAGCGCAAGGTCATCTACCAGCAGCGTAACGAGCTGCTGGAAGCGACCGATATTTCGGAACTGATCCAGTCGCTGCGCCACGGCGCTTTCACCGACCTGGTGCGTGAATACGTGCCGGCGGAATCGGTGGAAGAGCAGTGGAACATCAAGGGCCTGGAAGCGGCGCTGGCCGCCGAATGGCAGATCGACCTGCCGCTGGCGGCCATGATCGCAAAAGAGCCGGACCTGAACGACGAAGAAATCGTCGAGCGCGTGCTGGCTGCGGCCGATGCGCTGTACCAGTCGAAAGTGGAGATCGTCGGCAAGGAATCGTTCGCCGGTTTCGAACGCAACGTCATGCTGCAAAGCGTGGACAGCCACTGGCGCGAGCACCTGGCGGCGCTGGACCACCTGCGCCAGGGTATCCACCTGCGCGGCTACGCCCAGAAGAATCCGAAGCAGGAATACAAGCGCGAAGCGTTTGAACTGTTCGGCCAGATGCTGGACATGATCAAGAACGAAGTCGTCAAGCTGATCATGACCGTGCGCATCCAGTCGCGTGAAGAAATCGACGCGGCCGAAGCGGCGATGCAGCAGTCGCACGTGGAAAACGTCAGCTACCAGCACGCCGACTTCAACCCGAACGCGGCGCCGGAAGAGTTGCTGGCGCCATCGCAGTTCGGCGGCCTGCCACCGGAGCTGCAGAACCTGAGCGGCGAACAACTGATGGAACTGGGCCTGAAAGTCGGCCGCAACGATCCATGCCCATGCGGCAGCGGCAAGAAATACAAGGCTTGCCACGGCAAGCTGGCGTAA
- a CDS encoding glycoside hydrolase family 3 C-terminal domain-containing protein: MRLTNIVVNACALALAAALPGWSQGADVQQQAEAEARTLVGKLTLDEKIEQLLNVAPAVPRLGIPAYNWWTESLHGALGPVPTTNFPQPIGLAASFDAPLVQQVASAIGVEVRALHTLGRATGHLGKIGTGLNTWSPNINIFRDPRWGRGQETYGEDPQLTAALGVAFIQGMQGPNPDLPQVVATPKHYAVHSGPESTRHYADVFVTPHDLEDTYLPAFRAAIVDAKAGSIMCAYNRVNGQPACGSELLMKQYLRGAWGFKGYVVSDCDAVTDISEQHKYAPDPAAAVAVALKAGTDNECNTKTLGDEPKLSARYREAWQRGLIGMGDIDQALLRLFSARYRNGDLAGLPQRDGKPVPVSAIGNAKHQALALEAAIKSLVLLKNDGVLPLKPGLKLAVIGPLADATRVLRGNYSSTQSAPPVSVLAGLRRVLPQAQVRLVAAAPSITDGDPVPASALRTPDGKPGLRTEYFNRKDGRYDSKPVVTSVERGLESHALALKAVADKHKVVWSGYLVAPESGMYRLGVSGVKGQLSVGGKPVLEALNYSQWAEPLQLNDVRLEKGQRYPLEFYVETGGTGVPGLFWKRVSINEEADLKAGAADADVIVAVVGLTSDLEGEEMAIKVEGFSGGDKTSLDLPADQRRLLERARALGKPLVVVLMNGSALDLSWAKDHASAIVEAWYPGQSGGLAVANVLSGRADPGGRLPLTFYRSLDDLPPFDDYTMKGRTYRYYSGTPVYAFGAGLSYTTFSYAPLQVAPVDGAAENGVVVTTEISNTGKRAGDEVAQLYLTPPGFEGAPRLALRGFQRVSLKPGERRQISFRLLPRDLSFVTRDGARQLIPGQYKLSVGSGQPGAGVAGQEAALVLNRRVALEQ; this comes from the coding sequence ATGCGCCTGACGAACATCGTAGTAAACGCCTGCGCGCTGGCGCTGGCGGCCGCATTGCCGGGCTGGTCCCAGGGCGCCGATGTGCAGCAACAGGCCGAAGCCGAGGCCCGTACGCTGGTAGGCAAGCTGACGTTGGACGAAAAAATCGAACAGCTGCTCAACGTGGCGCCGGCCGTGCCGCGCCTCGGTATTCCGGCATATAACTGGTGGACCGAATCGCTGCACGGCGCGCTCGGTCCGGTGCCGACCACCAATTTTCCGCAACCGATCGGCCTGGCGGCCAGCTTCGACGCGCCGCTGGTGCAGCAGGTCGCCTCGGCCATCGGCGTCGAGGTGCGCGCGCTGCATACGCTGGGCCGCGCCACCGGGCATCTGGGCAAGATCGGCACCGGCCTCAATACCTGGTCGCCGAACATCAACATCTTCCGTGATCCGCGCTGGGGGCGCGGCCAGGAGACCTACGGTGAAGATCCGCAACTGACGGCCGCGCTCGGCGTGGCCTTCATCCAGGGCATGCAGGGACCGAATCCCGACCTGCCGCAGGTGGTGGCCACACCCAAACACTACGCGGTGCACAGCGGCCCGGAATCGACGCGGCATTATGCCGACGTGTTCGTCACCCCGCACGACCTGGAAGACACCTATCTGCCGGCCTTCCGCGCCGCCATCGTCGATGCCAAGGCCGGTTCCATCATGTGCGCCTACAACCGCGTCAACGGCCAGCCGGCCTGCGGCAGCGAGCTGCTGATGAAGCAGTACCTGCGCGGCGCCTGGGGCTTCAAAGGGTATGTCGTGTCCGACTGCGACGCTGTGACCGACATCTCGGAGCAGCACAAGTATGCGCCCGATCCGGCCGCCGCCGTGGCCGTCGCGCTCAAGGCCGGCACCGACAACGAGTGCAACACCAAGACCCTGGGCGACGAGCCCAAGCTCAGCGCGCGCTATCGCGAAGCATGGCAGCGCGGCCTGATCGGCATGGGCGACATCGATCAGGCGCTGCTGCGGCTGTTCTCGGCGCGCTATCGCAACGGCGACCTGGCCGGCCTGCCGCAACGCGACGGCAAGCCGGTGCCGGTCAGCGCCATCGGCAACGCCAAGCATCAGGCGCTGGCGCTGGAGGCGGCTATCAAGAGCCTGGTGCTGCTGAAGAACGACGGCGTGCTGCCGCTCAAGCCGGGCCTGAAGCTGGCGGTGATCGGTCCGCTGGCCGACGCCACCCGCGTCTTGCGCGGCAACTACTCGTCGACGCAATCGGCGCCGCCGGTGTCGGTGCTGGCCGGCCTGCGCCGCGTGCTGCCGCAGGCGCAGGTGCGGCTGGTGGCGGCGGCGCCGTCGATCACCGACGGCGATCCGGTGCCCGCCTCGGCCCTGCGCACGCCGGACGGCAAGCCCGGCCTGCGTACCGAATACTTCAACCGCAAGGACGGCCGGTACGACAGCAAGCCGGTGGTCACCAGCGTCGAGCGCGGCCTGGAGTCGCATGCGCTGGCGCTGAAGGCGGTGGCGGACAAGCACAAGGTCGTCTGGAGCGGCTACCTGGTGGCGCCGGAGAGCGGCATGTACCGCCTCGGCGTATCGGGCGTCAAAGGCCAGCTGTCGGTGGGCGGCAAGCCGGTGCTGGAAGCGCTCAACTATTCGCAATGGGCCGAGCCGCTGCAACTGAACGACGTCCGGCTGGAAAAAGGCCAGCGCTATCCGCTGGAGTTTTATGTGGAAACCGGCGGCACCGGCGTGCCGGGCCTGTTCTGGAAACGTGTGTCCATCAATGAGGAAGCGGACCTGAAGGCGGGCGCCGCCGACGCCGACGTGATCGTCGCCGTGGTGGGCCTGACCTCCGACCTTGAAGGGGAGGAAATGGCGATCAAGGTGGAAGGCTTTTCCGGCGGCGACAAGACCTCGCTCGACCTGCCGGCCGACCAGCGCCGCCTGCTGGAGCGTGCCAGGGCGCTGGGCAAGCCGCTGGTGGTGGTGCTGATGAACGGCAGCGCGCTCGACCTGTCGTGGGCTAAGGACCATGCCTCGGCCATCGTGGAAGCGTGGTATCCGGGCCAGTCCGGCGGGCTGGCGGTGGCCAATGTGCTGAGCGGCCGCGCCGATCCGGGCGGCCGCCTGCCGCTGACCTTCTACCGCAGCCTGGACGACCTGCCGCCGTTCGACGATTACACCATGAAGGGCCGCACCTACCGCTACTACAGCGGCACGCCGGTATACGCCTTCGGCGCCGGCCTCAGCTACACGACCTTCAGCTATGCGCCGCTGCAGGTGGCGCCGGTGGATGGCGCGGCCGAAAACGGCGTGGTGGTCACCACCGAGATCAGCAACACCGGCAAGCGAGCCGGCGACGAAGTGGCCCAGCTCTACCTGACGCCCCCCGGCTTTGAAGGTGCGCCACGGCTGGCGCTGCGCGGCTTCCAGCGCGTGTCGCTCAAGCCCGGCGAACGGCGGCAGATCAGTTTCCGCCTGCTGCCGCGCGACCTGAGTTTCGTCACCCGCGACGGCGCACGGCAACTGATACCCGGGCAGTACAAGCTGAGCGTGGGCTCGGGTCAACCGGGTGCGGGCGTGGCAGGGCAGGAAGCCGCGCTGGTGCTCAATCGTCGTGTGGCACTTGAACAATAA
- a CDS encoding alpha/beta hydrolase — MKNKLAIALALALYALSGAPAMAQNDQMTPIAAPAQPNAIKLNTGALPGATVQESWHSQYGSVFARNVTQATLTPFLPDPAKATGAAVIVAPGGGFRTLSMNNEGWDVAKALADRGVAAFVLKYRLVQTPKDMDAFKRAMAEMFSGGARAAREPPKESPAVTFAPQIADARAAFALVRARAGEWKVDGDRVGMIGFSAGAMLTMATALHGQDASPAFIANIYGPLAPVKVEADAPPLFVALAADDPLFGNIEYGLVDSWRKAKRPVEFHLYEQGGHGFGMYPKTTTSTGWFDAYTRWLDMHGYLKKKS; from the coding sequence ATGAAAAATAAACTCGCCATTGCCCTGGCGCTGGCATTGTATGCACTGAGCGGCGCGCCCGCCATGGCGCAGAACGACCAGATGACGCCGATCGCGGCGCCGGCCCAGCCCAACGCCATCAAGCTGAACACGGGCGCGCTGCCCGGCGCCACCGTGCAGGAAAGCTGGCATAGCCAGTACGGCAGCGTGTTCGCGCGCAACGTCACGCAAGCCACGTTGACGCCGTTTCTGCCCGATCCGGCCAAGGCCACCGGCGCGGCGGTGATCGTGGCGCCGGGCGGCGGCTTCCGCACGCTGTCGATGAACAACGAAGGCTGGGACGTGGCCAAGGCGCTGGCCGACCGTGGCGTGGCCGCCTTCGTGCTCAAGTACCGCCTGGTGCAGACGCCGAAAGACATGGACGCCTTCAAGCGCGCCATGGCCGAGATGTTTTCCGGCGGTGCGCGCGCCGCGCGCGAGCCGCCCAAGGAAAGCCCGGCCGTGACGTTCGCGCCGCAGATCGCCGACGCCCGCGCCGCCTTCGCGCTGGTGCGTGCGCGCGCCGGTGAATGGAAGGTGGACGGCGACCGCGTCGGCATGATCGGCTTTTCCGCCGGCGCCATGCTGACCATGGCCACCGCGCTGCACGGGCAGGACGCCAGCCCGGCCTTCATCGCCAACATCTACGGCCCGCTGGCGCCGGTCAAGGTGGAGGCCGATGCGCCGCCGCTGTTCGTGGCGCTGGCCGCCGATGATCCGCTGTTCGGCAACATCGAGTACGGTCTGGTCGACAGCTGGCGCAAGGCCAAGCGGCCGGTGGAGTTCCACCTGTACGAGCAGGGCGGCCACGGCTTCGGCATGTATCCCAAGACCACCACCAGCACCGGCTGGTTCGACGCCTACACCCGCTGGCTCGACATGCACGGCTACCTGAAGAAGAAAAGCTAA
- a CDS encoding ATP-binding protein translates to MSLSLRAQFLLLSAIIQALVVGLLIWNSLRLMNHAVGTNAERVAQEYAVTLNLSLSPYAVRARLPELDSYLAEMLSDPDDSFLRYLTILDENEQPIIAVGKRDMALPAILKQGGGTSFKGVRTIISDATLHARSPLLLADNRIGSINFGLSTTDLKRARDEVLLQAGIISLIGFGAAMAMFYLFTRGIGRRLEALTDESEQITLGDYSKALPVHGDDELAVFTRTLNAMSAALRERIAALEQSQQRLSESEARFKTLFDMAPLPLTVSDREGRIVAANRALTHTFGQGADHLIGKRSDEVPFWASIQERERIWAIYRDEGAVHGAIAGVLLPDGSVGSVAIWSSSLTLDGKGAIIWALLDLTEELNAKRELKDLNVSLESRVRERSAALERANADLSTALQTLQHTQDELLASEKMASLGSLVAGIAHELNTPIGNSLLASTALRDRVQAFDRHVVAGALRRSELTAHLEEVRLASELIAGSLHKAAELISSFKQIAVDQTNDQRRVFNLLSAVHDTIATYMPRLRRVPCEVVLRIPSEMNLDSYPGGLYQVLNNLINNALSHAFEQRAAGVIAVRAEAVDGDTIELAFSDDGCGMSEDVLKHVFDPFFTTKMGQGGTGLGMNIVYNIVTGIMGGRITIDSAPGAGTTVRMLLPRTAPQR, encoded by the coding sequence TTGAGTCTTTCGTTACGCGCGCAGTTCCTGCTGCTCAGCGCCATCATTCAAGCGCTGGTGGTCGGCCTGCTGATCTGGAACAGCCTGCGCCTGATGAACCACGCCGTCGGCACCAACGCCGAGCGGGTGGCGCAAGAATATGCGGTCACGCTCAACCTCTCCCTCAGTCCCTACGCCGTACGCGCCCGCCTGCCCGAGCTCGACAGCTACCTGGCAGAAATGCTGTCCGATCCGGACGACAGCTTCCTGCGCTATCTCACCATCCTCGACGAAAACGAGCAGCCCATCATCGCAGTGGGCAAGCGCGATATGGCGCTACCGGCCATCCTCAAGCAAGGCGGCGGCACCAGCTTCAAGGGCGTGCGCACCATCATCAGCGACGCCACCCTGCACGCCCGCTCGCCGCTGCTGCTGGCCGACAACCGCATCGGCAGCATCAACTTCGGCCTCAGCACCACCGACCTGAAACGCGCGCGCGACGAAGTGCTGCTGCAGGCCGGCATCATCTCGCTGATCGGCTTCGGCGCGGCCATGGCCATGTTCTACCTCTTCACGCGCGGCATCGGCCGCCGCCTGGAAGCGCTCACCGACGAATCCGAACAGATCACGCTGGGCGACTACAGCAAGGCGCTGCCGGTGCATGGCGACGACGAACTGGCTGTCTTTACACGTACGCTCAACGCCATGAGCGCGGCGCTGCGCGAGCGCATTGCCGCGCTGGAGCAATCGCAGCAGCGCCTGTCGGAATCGGAGGCGCGCTTCAAAACCCTGTTCGACATGGCGCCGCTGCCGCTGACGGTATCGGACCGCGAAGGCCGCATCGTCGCCGCCAACCGCGCGCTGACCCACACCTTCGGCCAGGGCGCCGACCACCTGATCGGCAAGCGCAGCGACGAAGTGCCGTTCTGGGCCAGCATCCAGGAGCGCGAGCGCATCTGGGCCATCTACCGCGACGAAGGCGCGGTGCACGGCGCCATCGCCGGCGTGCTGCTGCCCGACGGCAGCGTCGGCAGCGTGGCGATCTGGTCGTCCTCGCTGACGCTGGACGGAAAGGGCGCCATCATCTGGGCCTTGCTCGACCTGACCGAAGAACTGAACGCCAAGCGCGAACTGAAAGACCTCAACGTCTCGCTGGAAAGCCGGGTGCGCGAGCGCTCGGCCGCGCTGGAGCGCGCCAACGCCGACCTCAGCACGGCGCTGCAAACGCTGCAGCACACCCAGGATGAATTGCTGGCGTCGGAGAAAATGGCCTCGCTCGGTTCGCTGGTGGCCGGCATCGCGCACGAACTCAACACGCCGATCGGCAACAGCCTGCTGGCCTCGACCGCGCTGCGCGACCGCGTGCAGGCGTTCGATCGCCACGTCGTCGCCGGCGCGCTGCGCCGCTCCGAGCTGACCGCGCACCTGGAGGAAGTGCGCCTGGCCAGCGAACTGATCGCCGGTTCGCTGCACAAGGCGGCCGAGCTGATCTCCTCGTTCAAGCAGATCGCGGTGGACCAGACCAACGACCAGCGGCGCGTGTTCAACCTGCTGTCGGCGGTGCACGACACCATCGCCACCTACATGCCGCGCCTGCGCCGCGTGCCGTGCGAAGTGGTGCTGCGGATCCCGTCCGAGATGAACCTGGACTCCTATCCGGGCGGCCTGTACCAGGTGCTCAACAACCTGATCAACAACGCCTTGAGCCACGCCTTCGAACAGCGGGCGGCCGGCGTCATCGCGGTGCGTGCGGAAGCGGTGGATGGCGACACCATCGAGTTGGCCTTCAGCGACGACGGCTGCGGCATGAGCGAGGACGTGCTCAAGCACGTATTCGATCCCTTCTTCACCACCAAGATGGGCCAGGGCGGCACCGGGCTGGGGATGAACATCGTCTACAACATCGTCACCGGCATTATGGGCGGGCGCATCACCATCGACTCCGCGCCCGGCGCCGGCACCACGGTGCGCATGCTGCTGCCGCGCACCGCGCCCCAACGTTAG
- a CDS encoding porin, producing the protein MKKQLLVAAVLAATASLQAQAGAMDDGNLTIGGFGTLGAARSNLDEGQFARYNQAEGVGDKARIGLDSNLGLQASYKINDWLSATAQVLTRKNTSPTFTTDLTWAFLKARINDETSVRVGRVVMPIFLISDYQNVGYANTMMRPPIEMYAQAPVENVDGVDLTYQRAFGDLNLTTVAFVGTSRGKLFVPTAGGSVATYRAPAMGLTLTGEYGPFMARVSHARADLTSNDVAPINALTNTLKTVGFTQLANDITLVSGKKVAFTSVGATMDWNNIVVQAEYAQRRAKEAVYIPDTNAWYTMVGYRIGKFLPYYSHAAYKGAGRSITLPGNFPKTGVLAATVNGVMTSAEQSSDLIGMRWDFAKSLALKVQVDRIKPGAKSGALIFAPAAGIKKNVTVVGAALDFVF; encoded by the coding sequence ATGAAAAAGCAACTGTTAGTAGCTGCCGTATTGGCTGCGACCGCGTCCCTGCAAGCCCAGGCCGGCGCCATGGACGACGGCAACCTGACCATCGGCGGCTTCGGCACGCTGGGCGCGGCCAGGAGCAACCTCGACGAAGGCCAGTTCGCGCGCTACAACCAGGCCGAAGGCGTGGGCGACAAAGCCCGCATCGGCCTCGACAGCAACCTCGGCCTGCAAGCATCGTACAAAATCAATGACTGGCTGTCCGCCACCGCGCAGGTACTGACCCGCAAGAACACCAGCCCGACCTTTACCACCGACCTGACCTGGGCCTTCCTGAAAGCCCGCATCAACGACGAGACCAGCGTGCGCGTCGGCCGTGTCGTCATGCCGATCTTCCTGATCTCGGACTACCAGAACGTCGGCTACGCCAACACCATGATGCGTCCGCCGATCGAGATGTACGCGCAGGCCCCGGTTGAAAACGTCGATGGTGTCGACCTCACCTATCAGCGCGCGTTCGGTGATCTGAACCTGACCACCGTCGCCTTCGTCGGCACCAGCCGCGGCAAACTGTTCGTGCCGACCGCAGGCGGTTCGGTCGCCACCTACCGCGCACCGGCAATGGGCCTCACCCTGACCGGCGAATACGGCCCGTTCATGGCGCGCGTCAGCCACGCCCGTGCGGACCTGACCAGCAATGACGTCGCCCCGATCAACGCCTTGACCAACACGCTCAAGACCGTCGGCTTCACCCAGCTGGCCAACGACATCACCCTGGTCAGCGGCAAGAAAGTCGCCTTCACCTCGGTAGGCGCGACCATGGACTGGAATAATATCGTGGTGCAGGCCGAGTATGCCCAGCGCCGCGCCAAGGAAGCCGTCTATATTCCGGACACCAATGCCTGGTACACCATGGTTGGCTACCGCATCGGCAAGTTCCTGCCGTACTACTCGCACGCCGCCTACAAAGGCGCGGGCCGATCGATCACCCTGCCTGGCAACTTCCCGAAAACCGGCGTGCTGGCAGCCACCGTCAACGGCGTGATGACCTCGGCCGAGCAATCCTCCGACCTGATCGGCATGCGCTGGGACTTCGCCAAATCGTTGGCGCTGAAAGTGCAGGTCGACCGCATCAAGCCGGGCGCCAAATCGGGCGCGCTGATCTTCGCGCCGGCCGCCGGCATCAAGAAAAATGTCACCGTCGTCGGCGCTGCGCTCGACTTCGTATTCTGA
- the argJ gene encoding bifunctional glutamate N-acetyltransferase/amino-acid acetyltransferase ArgJ, whose translation MAVNSPLPIASELKPVAGVEIGFAEAGIKKPNRKDVLVMKLAPTATVAGVFTLNRFCAAPVQIAKAHLAAAQTSGKPIAALLVNTGNANAGTGELGLSLANETCAALAAQLGVDAAQILPFSTGVILEPLPAAKVIAGLPQAITGLQADNWYNAAEAIMTTDTQPKAGSRTVTIGGHTVTMTGISKGAGMIKPNMATMLGYLALDAKVAQPVLDQLVKHAANQSFNCITIDGDTSTNDSFMLIATGAGALEITSVDQPEYAALRDAVTELSLFLAQAIVRDGEGATKFMSIIVEEGANVEECRKIAYSIGHSPLVKTAFFASDPNLGRILAAIGYAGVDDLDVSKLNLYLDDVWVAKNGGRNPDYKEEDGQRVMKQSEISVRVKLARGAAAATVYTCDLSHDYVSINADYRS comes from the coding sequence ATGGCCGTCAATTCCCCCCTGCCCATTGCCTCCGAACTGAAGCCGGTTGCCGGCGTTGAAATCGGCTTTGCCGAAGCCGGCATCAAGAAGCCGAACCGCAAGGATGTGCTGGTGATGAAACTGGCGCCGACCGCCACCGTGGCCGGCGTGTTCACGCTGAACCGCTTCTGCGCCGCGCCGGTGCAGATCGCCAAGGCGCACCTGGCGGCCGCGCAAACCAGCGGCAAGCCGATCGCCGCGCTGCTGGTCAATACCGGCAACGCCAACGCCGGCACCGGCGAGCTGGGCCTGTCGCTGGCGAATGAAACCTGCGCCGCGCTGGCCGCCCAGCTCGGCGTGGACGCGGCGCAGATCCTGCCGTTCTCGACCGGCGTGATCCTGGAGCCGCTGCCTGCCGCCAAAGTCATTGCCGGCCTGCCGCAGGCCATCACCGGCCTGCAAGCCGACAACTGGTACAACGCGGCCGAAGCCATCATGACCACCGACACGCAGCCGAAAGCCGGCTCGCGCACGGTGACCATCGGCGGCCACACGGTCACCATGACCGGCATCTCCAAGGGCGCCGGCATGATCAAGCCGAACATGGCCACCATGCTCGGCTACCTGGCGCTGGACGCCAAGGTGGCGCAGCCGGTGCTGGACCAGCTGGTCAAGCACGCCGCCAACCAGTCGTTCAACTGCATCACCATCGACGGCGATACCTCGACCAACGATTCCTTCATGCTGATCGCCACCGGCGCCGGCGCGCTGGAGATCACCTCGGTCGACCAGCCTGAATACGCCGCCCTGCGTGATGCCGTGACCGAACTGTCGCTGTTCCTGGCGCAAGCCATCGTGCGCGACGGCGAAGGCGCCACCAAGTTCATGAGCATCATCGTGGAAGAGGGCGCCAACGTGGAGGAGTGCCGCAAGATCGCTTACTCGATCGGCCACTCGCCGCTGGTGAAGACCGCTTTCTTCGCTTCCGACCCGAACCTGGGCCGCATCCTGGCCGCGATCGGCTATGCCGGCGTCGACGACCTCGACGTGTCGAAGCTGAACCTGTACCTGGACGACGTGTGGGTAGCCAAGAACGGCGGCCGCAATCCCGACTATAAGGAAGAAGACGGCCAGCGCGTGATGAAGCAGAGCGAAATCAGCGTGCGCGTCAAGCTGGCGCGCGGCGCGGCGGCGGCCACCGTGTACACCTGCGACCTGTCGCACGACTACGTCTCGATCAACGCCGACTACCGTTCGTAA